The Brasilonema sennae CENA114 genome includes a region encoding these proteins:
- a CDS encoding endonuclease domain-containing protein has product MTQLYNKDSEKEKRRLLRQNITKCETLLWEKLRDRQLENCKFRRQYSVDKFVIDFYSPELRLAIEIDGESHFEKGAVEYDKARQEFIESAKITFIRFTNNDVYGNFSGVLESIAEKIRELRE; this is encoded by the coding sequence ATGACTCAACTTTATAACAAAGATAGTGAAAAAGAGAAAAGGCGACTATTGCGCCAAAATATTACAAAATGTGAGACGCTTCTTTGGGAGAAACTTAGAGATAGACAACTTGAAAACTGTAAATTTCGTAGACAATATAGTGTAGATAAGTTTGTTATAGATTTCTATAGTCCTGAGTTGAGGCTGGCGATAGAAATTGACGGTGAAAGCCATTTTGAAAAGGGTGCTGTTGAATACGATAAGGCAAGACAAGAGTTTATTGAATCAGCCAAAATTACATTTATCAGATTTACCAATAATGACGTGTATGGAAATTTTTCTGGGGTGTTAGAAAGTATTGCTGAGAAGATAAGAGAGTTAAGAGAATAA
- a CDS encoding mannose-1-phosphate guanyltransferase, translating to MRAVLMAGGSGTRLRPLTCDLPKPMVPILNRPIAEHIINLLKRHQITEVVATLHYLPDVMRDYFQDGSDFGVQMTYAVEEDQPLGTAGCVKNIAELLDDTFLVISGDSITDFDLTAAIQYHKQKKSKATLVLTRVPNPMEFGVVITDEESRIRRFLEKPSTSEIFSDTVNTGTYILEPEVLEYLPANQESDFSKDLFPLLLEKNEPMYGYIAEGYWFDVGHLDAYREAQYDGLYHKVKLDFDYNEVSPGLWVGQNTFIDPAAKIDTPAVIGDNCRIGARVHIEAGTVIGDNITIGSDANLKRPIVWNGAILGEEAQLTACVICRGARVDRRAHVLEGAVVGSLSTVGEEAQISPFVRVWPSKKIESGAILNINLIWGNTAQRNLFGQRGVQGLANIDITPEFAVKLGAAYGSTLKPGSRVTVSRDQRNVSRMVTRSLIAGLMSVGIEIQNLDATAIPIARTVIPTMSVSGGIHVRMHPDRPDYILIEFMDAKGINITKSAEKKIEGAYFKEDMRRAQIHEIGDVAYPSQVMDRYCTAFEKLLHIESIRNSRAKVVIDYVYAVSGAVLPQMLDKFGADAVVLNASLNKAAMSAIEREALLTQLGQVVEVLKANFGVQISANGEQLILVDESGIPIRGEMLTALMIDMMLTAHPRGTVVVPVNASSAVEQIARRHDGKVIRTKANPAALMEACQKNSNVVLGGNGDIGFIVPQLHPGFDAMFCAAKLIEMLTIQERSLASVRSELPRVVHKTYTVRCPWTVKGALMRYLVETHPAENLELIDGVKICQPYDDSWVLVLPDASEPVVHLYANANDRDWVDESLRQYRARVQAFVETEEEQALGEV from the coding sequence ATGCGTGCAGTACTGATGGCAGGTGGTTCAGGAACGCGGCTGCGTCCACTGACTTGTGATCTGCCCAAACCAATGGTGCCTATCTTGAATCGACCCATTGCCGAACATATTATCAATCTTCTCAAACGGCATCAAATAACAGAAGTGGTTGCCACACTTCATTATTTACCCGATGTCATGCGAGATTACTTCCAAGATGGCAGTGACTTTGGCGTACAAATGACCTATGCCGTAGAAGAAGACCAGCCCTTAGGTACTGCGGGTTGCGTGAAAAATATTGCCGAACTTCTTGACGACACCTTTTTAGTAATTAGCGGCGATAGTATCACAGATTTCGACCTGACAGCAGCAATTCAATATCATAAACAAAAGAAGTCTAAAGCAACTTTAGTTTTAACCCGTGTGCCCAACCCGATGGAGTTTGGGGTGGTAATTACTGATGAAGAAAGTCGAATTCGTAGATTTTTAGAAAAACCCTCTACGAGTGAAATTTTCTCCGACACTGTTAACACTGGTACATACATTCTGGAACCAGAAGTTTTGGAATATCTGCCAGCAAACCAAGAATCCGACTTTTCTAAAGATTTGTTTCCGTTGCTATTGGAAAAGAATGAGCCAATGTACGGTTACATTGCCGAAGGTTATTGGTTTGATGTCGGTCACTTAGATGCTTATCGTGAAGCGCAGTACGATGGGTTATATCACAAAGTCAAACTGGACTTTGACTATAACGAAGTTTCTCCTGGCTTGTGGGTAGGTCAAAACACTTTTATTGACCCAGCTGCTAAGATTGATACTCCAGCAGTTATTGGTGATAATTGCCGCATTGGGGCAAGAGTACATATTGAAGCCGGAACCGTCATTGGGGATAATATCACTATTGGTTCTGACGCCAATCTCAAACGTCCGATTGTTTGGAATGGAGCGATTCTTGGTGAGGAGGCACAACTGACTGCTTGTGTCATTTGCCGTGGTGCGCGTGTAGACCGCCGTGCCCATGTCTTAGAAGGTGCTGTGGTTGGTTCGCTTTCTACTGTAGGAGAAGAAGCCCAAATTAGCCCATTTGTGCGTGTTTGGCCCAGTAAAAAGATTGAGTCTGGGGCAATTTTAAATATTAATTTGATTTGGGGTAATACTGCACAACGTAATTTATTTGGGCAACGAGGCGTCCAAGGGCTAGCCAATATTGACATCACCCCAGAATTTGCTGTGAAGTTGGGAGCCGCATATGGTTCAACCTTGAAACCGGGTTCTCGCGTAACAGTTTCTCGTGACCAACGTAATGTCTCTCGCATGGTCACTCGCTCATTAATTGCTGGTTTGATGTCAGTAGGTATCGAGATTCAGAACCTAGATGCCACAGCTATTCCAATAGCTCGTACAGTGATACCTACCATGAGCGTCAGTGGTGGAATTCATGTGCGAATGCATCCAGATCGCCCCGACTACATCCTGATTGAGTTTATGGATGCTAAGGGAATTAATATCACCAAATCCGCAGAAAAGAAAATCGAAGGAGCGTACTTCAAAGAAGATATGCGGCGGGCGCAAATTCATGAAATTGGTGATGTTGCTTACCCCAGTCAGGTGATGGATCGATACTGTACCGCTTTTGAGAAGCTGTTGCATATTGAAAGTATTCGCAACAGTCGGGCGAAAGTCGTCATTGATTACGTTTATGCAGTATCTGGAGCTGTGTTACCCCAAATGCTAGATAAGTTTGGGGCTGACGCAGTAGTGTTGAATGCAAGTCTCAATAAAGCAGCTATGTCAGCAATTGAGCGCGAAGCACTTTTGACTCAGCTTGGTCAAGTGGTGGAGGTGTTGAAAGCGAACTTTGGTGTTCAGATTTCCGCGAATGGAGAACAACTCATTCTGGTTGATGAATCTGGCATTCCTATTCGTGGGGAAATGTTAACAGCGCTGATGATAGACATGATGTTAACTGCTCACCCCAGAGGAACAGTCGTGGTGCCAGTTAATGCTTCTAGTGCGGTAGAACAAATTGCTCGTCGCCATGATGGTAAGGTCATTCGCACAAAGGCAAATCCTGCAGCACTCATGGAGGCTTGTCAGAAAAATTCCAATGTAGTATTGGGTGGTAATGGCGACATTGGCTTTATTGTGCCGCAATTGCATCCTGGATTTGATGCTATGTTCTGCGCTGCCAAACTGATTGAGATGCTGACGATACAAGAGCGCTCTCTTGCCTCTGTGCGGTCAGAATTGCCCCGTGTGGTTCACAAAACATATACAGTACGTTGCCCTTGGACTGTCAAAGGAGCGCTGATGCGCTACTTGGTGGAAACTCACCCAGCTGAAAACTTGGAGCTAATTGACGGAGTGAAAATTTGTCAACCGTATGATGACAGTTGGGTGTTAGTGTTGCCAGATGCAAGTGAGCCTGTAGTCCATTTGTACGCAAACGCCAACGATCGCGATTGGGTAGATGAATCATTAAGACAATACCGTGCTCGCGTACAGGCGTTTGTTGAAACAGAAGAAGAACAAGCTCTTGGTGAAGTGTAA